In Vespula pensylvanica isolate Volc-1 chromosome 16, ASM1446617v1, whole genome shotgun sequence, the following proteins share a genomic window:
- the LOC122634887 gene encoding dual 3',5'-cyclic-AMP and -GMP phosphodiesterase 11-like isoform X7 gives MTAETAAPCLQGVQGVQGVMAGQGMLQQVQDGKSTGSYYTSTTTVYDPEYARMEAWLDEHPDFVNDYFLRKVTRQTVDMWLVSHATPTSSSSSCMELSSPTHPGGGSSSSGRGASSGGSGATTPVRKISAHEFERGGLLKPIVNTIDGTPTFLSVSSGDADQSGGQPVGSTNSARPQRRSRHELRHLDEKDLIFELVKDICNELDVRSLCHKILQNVSTLLHADRGSLFLVQGERGGGHVPSLQNHEASVNNTDNGTSRLEPSGNQDCGQTYSKSRCLVSKLFDVCSRSTLLEMEKKDEIKIPWGTGIVGYVAESGEPVNIPDAYKDSRFNREIDALTGYRTRALLCMPIKDCNGDVVGVAQVINKLGGEAQFTAQDEKVFAGYLQFCGIGLRNAQLYEKSQLEVKRNQVLLDLARMIFEEQSTIEHMVLRILTHTQSLIQCQRVQVLLVHKASKGSFSRVFDFEANDLTGEDSDSRTSPFESRFPINVGITGYVATTGETVSIPNAYEDPRFDPSVDEGTGFRHRTILCMPIKNSSGQIIGVIQLINKFDDLPFTKNDENFVEAFAIFCGMGIHNTHMYEKAVIAMAKQSVTLEVLSYHASASLEDAQRLRGLRVPSSAHFQLHDFKFDDIHMEDDETLTACLRMFLDLDFVERFHIDYDVLCRWLLSVKKNYRNVTYHNWRHAFNVAQMMFAILTATQWWKVFGEIECLALIIACLCHDLDHRGTNNSFQIKASSPLAQLYSTSTMEHHHFDQCLMILSSQGNQILSNLSPEEYSRVVKVLEEAILSTDLAVYFRKRGAFFSLARGGGYNWAYGDHRELLRGMLMTVCDLAAITKPWEVEKRVAELVSSEFFEQGDIERRTLNITPIDIMNREKEDQLPMMQVGFIDSICLPIYEAFALLSDKLEPLVEGVRNNKRHWLEIAESKCQTENCTNHDRTSTPSDDDNEEINEQADQ, from the exons ATGACGGCGGAGACGGCAGCTCCTTGTCTGCAGGGGGTGCAAGGGGTGCAGGGCGTTATGGCGGGTCAGGGCATGTTGCAACAGGTGCAAGATGGAAAGTCCACGGGAAGTTATTACACCTCGACTACGACCGTCTACGATCCGGAATACGCTCGAATGGAGGCCTGGCTCGACGAGCACCCCGACTTCGTCAACGATTATTTTCTCAG GAAGGTGACACGGCAAACGGTAGACATGTGGTTAGTGTCGCACGCGACGCCAACGTCGTCCTCGAGCAGCTGCATGGAATTGTCGAGTCCAACGCACCCCGGTGGTGGTTCCTCGTCCTCTGGCCGAGGTGCCTCCAGCGGCGGTTCCGGGGCCACCACGCCGGTCAGGAAGATCTCCGCTCACGAGTTCGAGCGAGGTGGCCTTTTGAAGCCGATCGTCAATACGATCGACGGTACGCCGACCTTCCTAAGCGTTTCCTCCGGCGACGCGGATCAATCCGGCGGACAGCCGGTTGGCTCGACTAATTCTGCTCGGCCCCAAAGACGATCTAGGCACGAGCTGAGGCATCTGGACGAGAAGGATCTTATATTCGAGCTG GTCAAGGATATCTGCAACGAGTTGGACGTCAGATCTTTGTGCCACAAGATCCTTCAGAACGTGAGCACTTTGCTCCACGCCGATCGCGGCTCGTTGTTCCTGGTCCAAGGCGAGAGGGGTGGCGGGCACGTACCCTCCTTGCAAAATCACGAGGCGAGCGTTAACAATACCGACAATGGAACCTCCCGACTGGAACCGTCCGGCAACCAGGATTGCGGCCAAACCTATTCCAAAAGTAGGTGTCTCGTCTCGAAGCTCTTCGACGTTTGCTCGAGATCGACTCTCCTCGAGATGGAGAAGAAGGACGAAATCAAGATACCTTGGGGAACCGGGATCGTTGGTTACGTCGCCGAAAGCGGAGAACCTGTCAACATACCAGACGCTTACAAG GATTCGAGGTTTAATCGTGAGATCGACGCGCTTACGGGGTACAGAACGAGAGCGTTGCTGTGTATGCCGATCAAGGATTGCAACGGCGACGTCGTCGGGGTCGCCCAGGTCATCAACAAGCTCGGCGGAGAGGCGCAATTCACGGCGCAGGATGAAAAGGTCTTTGCCGGTTACTTGCAATTCTGTGGAATCGGTCTGAGGAATGCCCAACTTTACGAGAAGAGTCAGTTGGAAGTAAAGAGGAATCAA GTGCTGTTGGATCTAGCCAGAATGATCTTCGAGGAGCAGAGTACGATAGAACACATGGTCCTGAGGATCTTAACTCACACGCAATCGTTGATACAATGTCAGCGCGTTCAG GTATTATTGGTGCATAAGGCATCGAAAGGAAGCTTCTCTCGCGTGTTCGACTTCGAGGCGAACGATCTCACGGGCGAAGATTCCGATTCTCGTACGAG TCCGTTCGAGAGTAGATTTCCTATAAACGTCGGCATCACCGGATACGTGGCGACGACAGGCGAG ACGGTCAGCATACCAAATGCCTACGAAGATCCAAGATTCGATCCGTCCGTCGACGAAGGTACGGGCTTTCGACATCGCACCATACTCTGTATGCCCATAAAGAATTCATCCGGACAAATAATCGGCGTTATACAACTCATCAACAAATTCGACGATCTTCCTTTTACAAAAAACGACGAGAACTTTGTCGAGGCGTTCGCCATATTCTGCGGCATGGGGATACACAATACGCACAT GTACGAGAAGGCTGTGATAGCGATGGCCAAACAAAGCGTTACTTTGGAAGTACTGAGTTACCACGCGTCGGCGTCTTTGGAGGATGCTCAAAGGCTGAGG GGATTAAGAGTGCCATCCTCGGCGCACTTTCAATTACACGACTTCAAATTCGACGACATACATATGGAGGACGACGAGACTCTCACGGCTTGCTTAAGAATGTTTCTCGATCTGGACTTTGTCGAGCGTTTTCACATAGACTACGACGTACTTTGTAGATGGTTACTCAGCGTTAAGAAGAATTATCGGAACGTAACTTATCACAATTGGAGACACGCCTTCAATGTCGCTCAAATGATGTTTGCCATTTTGACT GCCACACAGTGGTGGAAAGTCTTCGGTGAAATCGAATGTCTCGCATTGATCATTGCCTGTCTCTGTCACGATCTCGATCATCGTGGTACCAACAATTCTTTTCAAATCAA GGCTTCTTCCCCGCTGGCGCAACTTTATTCAACTTCCACGATGGAACATCACCACTTCGATCAATGTCTAATGATACTGAGCAGTCAGGGTAATCAGATCTTGTCGAATCTTTCACCGGAGGAATATTCTCGAGTGGTCAAGGTCCTCGAGGAGGCTATTCTATCGACCGATCTTGCCGtctattttcgaaaaagaggAGCCTTTTTCAGCTTGGCGCGAGGTGGCGGCTATAATTGGGCATACGGCGATCATCGTGAACTTTTGCGTGGTATGTTGATGACCGTATGCGATTTGGCGGCCATCACGAAACCTTGGGAGGTCGAGAAGAGAGTGGCCGAGTTGGTCAGCAGTGAATTTTTTGAACAGGGCGACATCGAAAGGCGGACGTTAAATATTACGCCAATC GATATTATgaatagggagaaagaggatcaGTTGCCGATGATGCAAGTTGGCttcatcgattcgatttgCCTCCCCATATACGAG GCATTCGCTTTACTATCGGACAAATTGGAGCCCTTGGTCGAAGGTGTCAGGAACAACAAGCGACATTGGTTAGAAATTGCGGAGTCCAAGTGCCAAACAGAAAATTGCACGAATCACGACAGGACGTCGACGCCAtccgacgacgataacgaagaGATCAACGAACAAGCGGACCAATAG